TTCACGTTCTCCACCTCATTTTATTTTTTGGTCAACGTTCCTACGCAAACAAAAAACCGCTTCTAATTGACTTTAACAGTCTTTTAGAAGCGGTTTTTATCCGCGGTACCATTCTAATTTGGCTTTAGCTTACACTAATACCCTTAACAACGTACAAAATATCTATACGCGTGTACGTTAAAGGGTACCAACCATTGCCACCTAATTGGTTCTATACACCAACTCGGTACACCAATCACAGGTCATTTTCATTAAAGATTAAGGGCCTCATCTCAACATGCAAGGCTTTCTGTACCTAAATTCTTTAATTACTTCCCCTGATCATTTTGTTTGTCATATTCACGTTAACTATTGTGATATATAATAAAATTATTTTTAATTGTTGTCAACTAAAAGTTCATTTTTTTAATATAAATGAGGATATGCTAATTAAAAGTCACTTGCCAACTAGCATTGAACAGTTGCTGAGGTTGAAGTTGATTAATGCCAAATTTATGAAATATTTGGCCGTCACTGTCTTCAGTATCAGCTAATCCCCACCAAGGCTCCAAACAGATAAATTTTCCTTTCTTGGGGTAGGCTGACCAAACTCCAAAATATGGAGAATTAGTTGTCATCTTAATTTGATAATGATCTGGTGTGCCAATACTATAACTATTCATACCATGAGATTGATAAACCCAAGCATCATGGTCAAAACTCTCGGAATTTAAGGCAATTTCACGCGTTGAAACAGCTTGCAACTGAGTTTGATCGATCAAATTATTGTCAGTGAATTGCAATCGTTGTACTTGTTGCGGATTTTCAATTATTAATTGTGCTTGAGGTTGCTGGTAATCAAAAACAAATCCAGGATGACCGCCAATGGCAAAAGGCATAAGCTCTTGACCATGATTTTGAATGCTGTAATTTACTTGCAAATCATTATCATGCAAAATAAATGTGATTTCTAAAGTAAATAAAAACGGATAAACAGTTTGGGTTTCTCTATCAGCCTGCAGTTTCAGAGTCAAATAACTATCTTGCTGATTAACAACCTCAAATTCACAATCTCGAGCAAAGCCGTGTTGTCCTATCTCATATACTTGTTTATTTAATCGATAATGATTATCTCGCAACCGACCGACTATTGGAAACAGTACTGGAGCATGGCGCGGCCAAACATCTGCTTGTGCCTGCCAAATACGTTCTTGATTTGATTGATCAACGACACTTTGCAGTTCAGCACCTAAAGTTGAGATTTTAACAACTAACTGATTATTCTTCAAAGTAATTAAAGTCATACAATTCCCTCTACAAAATGTATTTAGTTAAATCATTATCATCAGCAATAGTGCCAACTTTTTGATCGACATATTCTTGTGTAATTGTAATATCACCCATCTGCAT
The nucleotide sequence above comes from Bombilactobacillus bombi. Encoded proteins:
- a CDS encoding aldose 1-epimerase family protein codes for the protein MTLITLKNNQLVVKISTLGAELQSVVDQSNQERIWQAQADVWPRHAPVLFPIVGRLRDNHYRLNKQVYEIGQHGFARDCEFEVVNQQDSYLTLKLQADRETQTVYPFLFTLEITFILHDNDLQVNYSIQNHGQELMPFAIGGHPGFVFDYQQPQAQLIIENPQQVQRLQFTDNNLIDQTQLQAVSTREIALNSESFDHDAWVYQSHGMNSYSIGTPDHYQIKMTTNSPYFGVWSAYPKKGKFICLEPWWGLADTEDSDGQIFHKFGINQLQPQQLFNASWQVTFN